The genomic stretch GTGTCAAGGCACACCCATTCCGACGATTTTTCCCGCTCCAGTCGTTCGTTGTATTCGCTTTCGTTTTCGGCTCCTGCTGGCGGCGGCAGAACGAACGCATCCACCTTGTTGAAAAAGGCAAGGACTTGCGCTGCTAGATTCCTATCGATCTCGTACCAACGACCTCCCGAAAGTACATACTTTCGGCCCTCATGCTCGGTCTCAAACACGAAGCAGTCTCGCAAGGGGAAATCATCTCCCGACCTCCTGCCGTCCTCGTCCGTCTGGGCGACATGGTGCTTTGACAACTGGTCGGCGGTTAGGCTGGTAATTCCCTTAGCCGACAGCTCCTGGAGGTAGTTGCGAATATCCAGATCATCGAAGATTTGAGTGCTTCGAAAGCCACCGTATTGCACCCAATTCGAGCTCTCGGCATTGTATATAACTGGCCAAGCCAGATGGAGACTTTCCGACCGATCGTCGGCGATCGCGGCGTTCACGGCGGCTGTCAATAGGCCGTCGAGCCTTCCGATCACTGCGGTGTCGCGCTCGTGACGGATGTCGTCAATCCATTTGAAATTGTCCTTGTAGTCATCTTTCCCATAGACACTCAGTGCATCACTGCAAACCGTCGGAATATCCGACAGATCGGCGCGCTTCCATATGACCAACGCGTCGCTTCCGGACACTCGAGACGCAAAGGATGCATCCCTCGGAGTTCCCTCAAGGCCTCTAACGAGGTCTCGCTCATGATTGATTTCGAACACCTCTTGAGGTGAATGGCGGCTAGCTTGTGTTCGCGTGGTCGTTGTATTTTCATCGGGCGTGCGGATATCCGCGCTTCGCAATTTCTTTGCGTCCACAGCATTGATGACCACCCGCAACCCGAAATCATGTTCGAAGCTCGTCGAGCTGATTTTTTGAAAGCCGCCTCCAAATGCGATGGCAAACCATCGTTCGGCTGAC from Mesorhizobium sp. NZP2077 encodes the following:
- a CDS encoding DUF6119 family protein, translated to MAKKPQKSIRKLIIRLLRNGIEPNDAVRPGVALVPFAQFKDSRIALGSSGGETPTWASFLNLGADEKAKLKNSGAYGLLFLKSAERWFAIAFGGGFQKISSTSFEHDFGLRVVINAVDAKKLRSADIRTPDENTTTTRTQASRHSPQEVFEINHERDLVRGLEGTPRDASFASRVSGSDALVIWKRADLSDIPTVCSDALSVYGKDDYKDNFKWIDDIRHERDTAVIGRLDGLLTAAVNAAIADDRSESLHLAWPVIYNAESSNWVQYGGFRSTQIFDDLDIRNYLQELSAKGITSLTADQLSKHHVAQTDEDGRRSGDDFPLRDCFVFETEHEGRKYVLSGGRWYEIDRNLAAQVLAFFNKVDAFVLPPPAGAENESEYNERLEREKSSEWVCLDTKLVTPTDARTPIEVCDFLISPRVFIHVKDQAASSKLSHLFSQGHVSALTFKTDPDFRDRVRAKALEISGGHLGGDMPGSGDFVDPSKFTVVYGVLREKPMKGKPVLPFFSLVTFRYHAKELDALGFKYAFAWILKEKASEGKKKKRKSRKKEA